In the Deinococcus ficus genome, one interval contains:
- a CDS encoding DUF2087 domain-containing protein, which yields MTKSIHDFQDEYGRITVWPSDRRKAHQLAILHHLKGLFETGVSYTQGEVEQILADHSTLEDPSVLLTELVEGDYLATADGSYWRADGRPGPRTPAE from the coding sequence ATGACGAAGAGCATCCACGATTTCCAGGACGAGTACGGCCGCATCACCGTGTGGCCCAGCGACCGCCGCAAGGCGCACCAGCTGGCGATCCTGCACCACCTCAAGGGCCTGTTCGAGACCGGCGTGAGCTACACGCAGGGCGAGGTGGAACAGATCCTGGCGGACCACAGCACCCTGGAAGACCCGTCCGTGCTGCTGACTGAACTGGTCGAGGGCGATTACCTCGCCACCGCGGACGGCTCGTACTGGCGCGCGGACGGCCGCCCCGGCCCGCGCACCCCGGCGGAGTAA
- a CDS encoding ABC transporter ATP-binding protein, translating into MTASNSNILDVQHVTKEFGGLTAVNDVTMQIPARSIVSVIGPNGAGKTTFFNMITGIYTPTRGSIRLDGQELVGLRPDEVTTAGIARTFQNIRLFSTMSSEENIMVGRNARLKSGFIDAVLRTRRFHESEREAQDAARVMLDFVGLSKWRNELATNLPYGDQRKLEIARALATTPKLILLDEPAAGMNPRETEDLKALIRRIRDDLGVTVCLIEHDMRLVMTLSEHITVLDYGTKISEGLPHQVRNDPRVMEAYLGRGTAAGEYGKEARL; encoded by the coding sequence GTGACCGCCAGCAACAGCAACATTCTAGACGTGCAGCACGTCACCAAGGAATTCGGCGGACTGACCGCCGTGAACGACGTGACCATGCAGATCCCCGCGCGCAGCATCGTGAGCGTCATCGGGCCGAACGGCGCGGGCAAGACCACCTTCTTCAACATGATCACCGGCATCTACACGCCCACGCGCGGCAGCATCCGCCTGGACGGGCAGGAACTCGTGGGCCTGCGCCCCGACGAGGTCACCACCGCCGGCATCGCCCGCACCTTCCAGAACATCCGCCTGTTCTCCACCATGAGCAGCGAGGAGAACATCATGGTGGGCCGCAACGCCCGCCTGAAAAGCGGCTTCATCGACGCCGTGCTGCGCACCCGCCGCTTCCACGAGTCCGAACGGGAAGCGCAGGACGCCGCGCGGGTCATGCTGGACTTCGTGGGCCTCAGCAAGTGGCGCAACGAACTGGCCACCAACCTCCCGTACGGCGACCAGCGCAAACTGGAGATCGCCCGCGCACTGGCCACCACCCCGAAACTGATCCTGCTGGACGAACCGGCCGCCGGCATGAACCCCCGCGAGACCGAGGACCTCAAGGCCCTGATCCGCCGCATCCGTGACGACCTGGGCGTGACGGTGTGCCTGATCGAGCACGACATGCGCCTGGTGATGACCCTGTCCGAACACATCACGGTGCTGGATTACGGCACCAAGATCAGCGAGGGCCTGCCCCACCAGGTCCGCAACGACCCGCGCGTGATGGAAGCGTACCTGGGGCGCGGCACGGCCGCCGGCGAGTACGGCAAGGAGGCCCGACTGTGA
- the clpB gene encoding ATP-dependent chaperone ClpB, whose protein sequence is MNPERFTEASAVAINAAQALAQQNHHQNLTHFHVLRALLDNDTAARAITQAGGNLQEARAALDAELAKLPKVQGGGGQLYLDPALNRAFAKADTLAGQLGDSFVAADALLLALRGEYRGRGLPTETDLNRAITEARKGKTVTNKTSEQQFDALAKYGVDLTQRARDGKFDPVIGRDEEIRRAMQILLRRTKNNPVLIGEPGVGKTAIAEGLAIRIVQGDVPEGLKNKRIVSLNMGSLLAGAKFRGEFEERLKGVVDEVVQSAGEIILFIDELHTIVGAGKTEGSPDAGNMLKPALARGELHMIGATTLDEYREIEKDAALERRFQPVFVEEPTVEDTISILRGIKEKYQTHHNVEITDPALVAAAQLSNRYITDRQLPDKAIDLIDESAARLRMALESSPERIDQLQRRKLQLEIEREALRKEKDQDSQNRLLDIEESLKGITDELNEVRSRWEGERKEVAQLREKREALDQVRTDIEKAKRDYDLQRAAELEYGQLPSLQKDVEDLERKLKGAEFAHTQVTEEDVARVVSRWTGIPVSKLMEGEREKLLRLEEALHGRVIGQDRAIVSVADAIRRARAGLNDPNRPLGSFMFLGPTGVGKTELAKALAEFLFDSSDAMVRLDMSEYMEKHTVARLIGAPPGYVGYEEGGQLTEAVRRRPYSVILLDEIEKAHPDVFNVLLQVLDDGRLTDGQGRTVDFRNTLIILTSNIGSPLILEMQHAGESPDAIREAVLGELQQNFRPEFLNRVDDIIVFDALTQADLHKIVDIQMRGLIRRLAERRVTLHMTEAAKDKLAELGYDPAFGARPLKRAISKEVETPLAREILQGKVPDSSSLTVDYHDGRFTFGAGSLN, encoded by the coding sequence TTGAACCCTGAACGCTTCACCGAGGCCAGCGCCGTGGCCATCAACGCCGCCCAGGCCCTCGCCCAGCAAAACCACCACCAGAACCTCACCCACTTTCACGTGCTGCGCGCCCTGCTGGACAACGACACCGCCGCCCGCGCCATCACCCAGGCCGGCGGAAACCTTCAGGAGGCCCGCGCGGCACTGGACGCCGAACTCGCCAAACTGCCCAAGGTGCAGGGCGGTGGCGGGCAGCTGTACCTGGACCCCGCCCTGAACCGCGCCTTCGCCAAGGCCGACACCCTGGCCGGGCAGCTCGGGGACAGCTTCGTGGCGGCCGACGCGCTACTGCTCGCCCTGCGCGGCGAGTACCGCGGCCGCGGCCTGCCCACCGAGACCGACCTGAACCGCGCCATCACCGAAGCCAGGAAGGGGAAAACCGTGACGAACAAGACCAGTGAGCAGCAATTCGACGCCCTCGCCAAGTACGGCGTGGACCTCACCCAGCGCGCCCGGGACGGCAAGTTCGACCCCGTGATCGGCCGCGACGAGGAGATCCGCCGCGCCATGCAGATCCTGCTGCGCCGCACCAAGAACAACCCCGTGCTGATCGGCGAGCCCGGCGTCGGCAAGACCGCCATCGCCGAGGGCCTCGCCATCCGCATCGTGCAGGGCGACGTGCCCGAGGGCCTGAAGAACAAGCGCATCGTGAGCCTGAACATGGGCAGCCTGCTGGCCGGCGCGAAATTCCGCGGCGAGTTCGAGGAACGCCTCAAGGGCGTGGTGGACGAGGTCGTGCAGTCCGCCGGCGAGATCATCCTGTTCATCGACGAGCTGCACACCATCGTGGGCGCCGGCAAGACCGAGGGCAGCCCGGACGCCGGGAACATGCTCAAGCCCGCCCTGGCGCGCGGGGAACTGCACATGATCGGCGCGACCACCCTGGACGAGTACCGCGAGATCGAGAAGGACGCCGCCCTGGAACGCCGCTTCCAGCCGGTGTTCGTCGAGGAACCCACCGTGGAGGACACCATCAGCATCCTGCGCGGGATCAAGGAAAAGTATCAGACGCACCACAACGTGGAGATCACCGACCCTGCCCTGGTCGCCGCCGCGCAGCTCAGCAACCGCTACATCACCGACCGGCAGCTGCCGGACAAGGCCATCGACCTGATCGACGAGTCCGCCGCGCGCCTGCGCATGGCGCTGGAATCCAGCCCGGAACGCATCGATCAGCTGCAACGCCGCAAACTGCAGCTGGAAATCGAACGCGAGGCGCTGAGGAAGGAAAAGGACCAGGACTCCCAGAACCGCCTGCTGGACATCGAGGAGAGCCTCAAGGGCATCACCGACGAACTGAACGAGGTCCGCAGCCGCTGGGAGGGCGAACGCAAGGAGGTCGCGCAGCTGCGCGAGAAACGCGAGGCGCTGGACCAGGTGCGCACCGACATCGAGAAGGCCAAACGCGACTACGACCTGCAGCGCGCTGCTGAACTGGAGTACGGCCAGCTGCCGTCCCTGCAGAAAGACGTCGAGGACCTGGAGAGGAAACTCAAGGGCGCCGAGTTCGCGCACACCCAGGTCACGGAGGAGGACGTCGCCAGGGTCGTCAGCCGCTGGACCGGCATTCCCGTGAGCAAGCTCATGGAGGGTGAACGCGAGAAGCTGCTGCGGCTTGAAGAGGCCCTGCACGGCCGCGTGATTGGCCAGGACCGCGCCATCGTGAGTGTCGCGGACGCCATCCGCCGCGCCCGGGCCGGCCTGAACGACCCGAACCGTCCGCTGGGCAGCTTCATGTTCCTGGGCCCCACCGGCGTGGGCAAGACCGAACTTGCCAAGGCCCTGGCGGAATTCCTGTTCGACAGCTCGGACGCCATGGTCCGCCTGGACATGAGCGAGTACATGGAGAAGCACACCGTGGCCCGCCTGATCGGCGCCCCTCCCGGGTACGTGGGCTACGAGGAAGGCGGCCAGCTGACCGAGGCGGTGCGCCGCCGGCCCTACAGCGTGATCCTGCTCGACGAGATTGAGAAGGCCCACCCGGACGTGTTCAACGTGCTGCTGCAGGTGCTGGACGACGGCCGCCTCACCGACGGGCAGGGCCGCACCGTGGACTTCCGCAACACCCTGATCATCCTGACGAGCAACATCGGCTCGCCGTTGATCCTGGAGATGCAGCACGCCGGCGAAAGCCCCGACGCGATCCGTGAGGCGGTGCTGGGCGAACTGCAGCAGAACTTCCGCCCGGAATTCCTGAACCGCGTGGACGACATCATCGTGTTCGACGCGCTGACGCAGGCCGACTTGCACAAGATCGTGGACATTCAGATGCGCGGCCTGATCCGCCGCCTTGCCGAGCGCCGCGTCACGCTGCACATGACCGAGGCCGCCAAGGACAAACTTGCCGAACTCGGCTACGATCCGGCCTTCGGCGCGCGGCCCCTGAAACGCGCTATCAGCAAGGAAGTGGAGACGCCGCTGGCCCGCGAGATCCTGCAGGGCAAGGTGCCGGACAGCAGCTCCCTGACGGTGGATTACCACGATGGACGCTTCACGTTCGGCGCCGGCAGCCTGAACTGA
- a CDS encoding lipocalin family protein: MRLIPTLRLLPLALLLAACAPVIESNLDTARLPAATEFGPHNHRLEWWYLSSALPEEGLAFHWAIFRVLSPDLPVPGFFSNVMVTDLKTGQVTFQELKPGLGTASFPPLNLGHGGWTLTQDTVNAPFKLEAGPLKLRLTPAKAPMIHPPGFSGAPETGFMAYQGITRLNFTGEVAGRPVQGQAWFDHQWGTQVPGRSGVWDWFSIQLDNGQDVMVYRTRTPDGRVVQVIASIVDAQGVARAATNVTLEPAAEWTGRTGYRYPQSWRLKADEFDLTVQAVRAEQELLSQTTRIAYWEGAVQVTGTFQGGLAAGQGMMEIVGGTLP, encoded by the coding sequence ATGCGCCTGATTCCGACCCTGCGTCTGCTGCCGCTGGCACTGCTGCTGGCGGCCTGCGCCCCCGTCATCGAGTCCAACCTAGACACCGCCCGCCTGCCGGCCGCGACGGAGTTCGGGCCGCACAACCACCGCCTGGAGTGGTGGTACCTGAGCAGCGCGCTGCCCGAAGAAGGGCTCGCCTTTCACTGGGCGATCTTCCGGGTGCTCTCGCCAGACCTGCCGGTGCCCGGGTTTTTCTCCAACGTGATGGTCACTGACCTCAAAACGGGTCAGGTCACCTTCCAGGAACTGAAGCCGGGCCTGGGCACGGCGTCCTTTCCTCCGCTCAACCTGGGGCATGGCGGGTGGACACTCACGCAGGACACGGTGAACGCCCCGTTCAAGCTGGAGGCCGGTCCCCTGAAGCTCCGCCTGACGCCGGCCAAAGCGCCGATGATTCATCCGCCGGGGTTCAGCGGGGCGCCGGAGACGGGGTTCATGGCGTACCAGGGCATCACGCGCCTGAACTTCACGGGTGAGGTGGCCGGGCGGCCTGTGCAGGGGCAGGCGTGGTTCGATCACCAGTGGGGCACGCAGGTGCCGGGCCGTTCGGGGGTATGGGACTGGTTCAGCATTCAGCTGGACAACGGGCAGGACGTCATGGTGTACCGCACCCGCACCCCGGACGGGCGGGTGGTGCAGGTGATCGCCAGCATCGTGGACGCGCAGGGGGTGGCCCGCGCCGCGACGAACGTGACGCTGGAGCCCGCCGCGGAGTGGACGGGGCGCACCGGCTACCGCTACCCACAGTCCTGGCGGCTGAAAGCGGACGAGTTCGACCTGACGGTGCAGGCGGTGCGGGCCGAGCAGGAGCTGCTCAGCCAGACGACGCGGATCGCGTACTGGGAGGGCGCGGTGCAGGTGACGGGAACCTTCCAGGGCGGGCTGGCAGCGGGCCAGGGCATGATGGAGATCGTGGGCGGAACCTTGCCTTGA
- a CDS encoding WGxxGxxG family protein — MTKNLLKALAVTAALAIPMSALAQDAENDVATSETTTADNQGATDGATDWGWLGLAGLLGLAGLTGRRYVETHTVTTGTTTGTTTTTGTTQR; from the coding sequence ATGACGAAGAACCTGCTGAAGGCCCTGGCCGTGACCGCCGCCCTGGCGATTCCCATGAGCGCCCTCGCTCAGGACGCCGAGAACGACGTCGCCACCAGCGAGACCACCACCGCCGACAACCAGGGCGCCACCGACGGCGCCACCGACTGGGGCTGGCTGGGCCTCGCCGGCCTGCTCGGCCTCGCGGGCCTGACCGGGCGCCGCTACGTGGAAACGCACACCGTGACCACGGGCACCACCACCGGCACAACCACCACGACCGGCACCACCCAGCGCTGA
- a CDS encoding branched-chain amino acid ABC transporter permease, with product MTTTSATSTGPAALRRRNTQPDRTILLVLFFLITSAALLVSHNGELLGQLGALGTVLKNPIVEAFMVSLFLANVLFAYLWRAAPWAKALVGVGSLLFVLPYAGKEDGSLLDLSISIMIFAALALGLNIVVGLAGLLDLGYIAFFAVGAYVWGVFGSSRLGEILKYFGENPGAAATPSLAFGIVLTLVGAALFQWLRRPGRAPTDEGTSLLQGAGLVAASLVALVLGRALFNQGEKSWSTATMWIVALGLVLPLVVYFIQRLRGRRVLANLHNYKQFLAALAAVMGLVLITRSIAIFAAPGAASIASGINQNFFWLFLALSIMAAALVGVLIGLPVLKLKGDYLAIITLGLGEVIRVLANNLDLYTAGSQGINGIKSAYVPWFDALSRAVGFTEDQFYLVFLYFLVLVMIGLILLVNVRLDKSRIGRAWIAIRDDEVAAQAMGVPLMQTKLIAFATGASFAGVMGMIFAAKQAFVSPESFILNQSISVLSMVILGGMGSFPGVILGAAVVTLLNLRILPGIGEASANVPWIPQQANPGQLQRLIFGAILVGMMLLRPEGLLPNKRRTLELHQDEVEGGVNADQDDDSARGAGGDLVRGTGDVYSAGLESVNEDERAGGAK from the coding sequence ATGACCACCACTTCTGCCACCTCGACCGGCCCGGCCGCCCTGCGCCGCCGGAACACCCAGCCCGACCGCACCATCCTGCTCGTGCTGTTCTTCCTGATCACCAGCGCGGCCCTGCTCGTCTCGCACAACGGCGAACTGCTCGGGCAGCTGGGCGCGCTGGGCACCGTGCTGAAAAACCCCATCGTGGAAGCGTTCATGGTGAGCCTGTTCCTCGCCAACGTGCTGTTCGCGTACCTGTGGCGCGCCGCACCCTGGGCCAAGGCCCTGGTGGGCGTGGGCAGCCTGCTGTTCGTGCTGCCCTACGCCGGGAAGGAAGACGGCAGCCTGCTCGACCTGAGCATCTCGATCATGATCTTCGCCGCACTGGCGCTCGGCCTGAACATCGTGGTCGGCCTGGCCGGCCTGCTCGACCTGGGGTACATCGCCTTCTTCGCCGTGGGCGCATACGTCTGGGGCGTGTTCGGCAGCAGCCGTCTGGGCGAGATCCTCAAGTACTTCGGCGAGAACCCCGGCGCCGCCGCCACGCCCAGCCTCGCGTTCGGGATCGTGCTCACCCTGGTCGGCGCGGCCCTCTTCCAGTGGCTGCGCCGCCCCGGCCGCGCCCCCACCGATGAAGGCACCAGCCTGCTGCAGGGCGCCGGTCTGGTCGCCGCGTCCCTGGTGGCGCTGGTGCTGGGGCGCGCGCTGTTCAACCAGGGCGAGAAGTCCTGGAGCACCGCCACCATGTGGATCGTGGCCCTGGGCCTGGTGCTGCCGCTGGTGGTGTACTTCATCCAGCGCCTGCGGGGCCGCCGGGTCCTGGCGAACCTGCACAACTACAAGCAGTTCCTGGCCGCACTGGCCGCCGTGATGGGCTTGGTGCTGATCACGCGGTCCATCGCCATCTTCGCCGCGCCGGGCGCGGCCAGCATCGCCTCGGGCATTAACCAGAACTTCTTCTGGCTGTTCCTGGCGCTGAGCATCATGGCGGCCGCGCTGGTCGGCGTGCTGATCGGCCTGCCGGTGCTGAAACTCAAGGGCGACTACCTCGCGATCATCACGCTGGGCCTGGGTGAAGTGATCCGCGTGCTCGCCAACAACCTGGACCTGTACACCGCCGGGTCACAGGGCATCAACGGCATCAAGAGCGCGTACGTGCCGTGGTTCGACGCGCTGTCCCGCGCGGTGGGCTTCACGGAAGACCAGTTCTACCTGGTGTTCCTGTACTTCCTGGTGCTGGTCATGATCGGCCTGATCCTGCTGGTGAACGTCCGCCTGGACAAGAGCCGCATCGGCCGGGCCTGGATCGCCATCCGTGACGACGAGGTCGCCGCGCAGGCCATGGGCGTGCCCCTCATGCAGACCAAACTGATCGCCTTCGCCACCGGCGCGAGCTTCGCCGGCGTGATGGGGATGATCTTCGCCGCGAAACAGGCCTTCGTCAGCCCGGAAAGCTTCATCCTGAACCAGAGCATCTCCGTGCTGAGCATGGTGATCCTGGGCGGCATGGGCTCCTTCCCTGGCGTGATCTTGGGCGCGGCCGTGGTGACCCTGCTGAACCTGCGCATCCTGCCGGGCATCGGCGAGGCCAGCGCCAACGTGCCCTGGATTCCCCAGCAGGCGAACCCGGGTCAGCTGCAGCGCCTGATCTTCGGCGCGATCCTGGTGGGCATGATGCTCCTGCGCCCCGAAGGGCTGCTGCCGAACAAGCGGCGCACGCTCGAACTGCACCAGGACGAGGTGGAAGGCGGCGTGAACGCCGACCAGGACGACGACAGTGCGCGCGGAGCCGGCGGCGACCTGGTGCGCGGCACCGGCGACGTGTACAGCGCGGGCCTGGAGTCCGTGAACGAAGACGAACGGGCAGGGGGCGCGAAGTGA
- a CDS encoding branched-chain amino acid ABC transporter permease: protein MDLATLLPFLVNVIAGGLVLGFVYAIIALGYTMVYGVLQLINFAHSEVFVTGAVVGFEVFRVLSPTGMNGYLQLLIALLAAMLVSGLLNVLIERLAYRPLRNAPRLVPLITAIGVSLILQDVLRVIEGFQGRFDLTYQLPAAFGTKFCATGSSCAALGDVLRRIGLDLQLKDVIVIVVSLLSLAFLNYIVNHTRMGKAIRATAQDRVTAGLMGIDSDRMISATFLIGGALGGISGVLFGMKFGTVNAYSGFEPGIVAFTAAVLGGIGSIPGAVLGGLALGVIQNLIGGAFSVLGGLMGSANVESIDASYQRIGAFIVLVLILIFKPTGLLGKSNVEKV from the coding sequence TTGGATCTTGCCACCCTGTTGCCGTTCCTGGTGAACGTGATCGCAGGCGGCCTCGTGCTGGGGTTCGTGTACGCCATCATCGCCCTGGGGTACACCATGGTGTACGGCGTGCTGCAACTCATCAACTTCGCGCACAGTGAGGTCTTCGTGACCGGCGCCGTCGTGGGGTTCGAGGTCTTCCGCGTCCTGAGCCCCACCGGCATGAACGGCTACCTGCAACTCCTGATCGCGCTGCTGGCCGCCATGCTCGTTTCCGGGCTGCTGAACGTGCTGATCGAACGCCTCGCGTACCGCCCGCTGCGCAATGCCCCCAGGCTGGTGCCGCTGATCACCGCCATCGGCGTGTCCCTGATCCTCCAGGACGTCCTGCGCGTCATCGAGGGCTTCCAGGGCCGCTTCGACCTGACCTACCAGCTGCCCGCCGCGTTCGGCACGAAGTTCTGCGCGACCGGCAGCAGTTGCGCCGCGCTGGGCGACGTCCTGCGCCGCATCGGTCTGGACCTGCAGCTCAAGGACGTCATCGTGATCGTGGTGTCGCTGCTGAGCCTGGCCTTCCTGAACTACATCGTGAACCACACCCGCATGGGCAAGGCCATCCGCGCCACCGCGCAGGACCGCGTCACCGCGGGCCTGATGGGCATCGACAGTGACCGCATGATCAGCGCCACCTTCCTGATCGGCGGGGCGCTGGGCGGCATCAGTGGCGTGCTGTTCGGCATGAAGTTCGGCACGGTCAACGCCTACAGCGGCTTCGAGCCGGGCATCGTGGCCTTCACCGCCGCCGTGCTGGGCGGCATCGGCAGTATTCCCGGCGCGGTCCTGGGGGGCCTGGCGCTGGGCGTGATCCAGAACCTGATCGGCGGGGCGTTCAGCGTCCTGGGCGGCCTGATGGGCAGCGCGAACGTGGAGAGCATCGACGCGTCCTACCAGCGCATCGGGGCGTTCATCGTGCTGGTGCTGATCCTGATCTTCAAACCGACCGGCCTGCTCGGCAAGAGCAACGTGGAGAAGGTATGA
- the radA gene encoding DNA repair protein RadA, which translates to MARSTTKYVCTECGYQSAKPLGRCPNCQAWNSFEEEAPSVSAPKGRGGAYGGVVGGKLTPLSAVGRREEPRTSSGIPELDRVLGGGLVAGGVTLMGGEPGIGKSTLLLQVADQVAKGGGTVLYVAGEESLEQIRLRADRLGVTADLQLTRDTRAEHVAALMAEHKPALCIVDSIQTVTVEGEGAPGGVAQVRDGTSLLTRAAKETGTATVLVGHVTKDGTVAGPKVMEHIVDTTVFLETVGAFRLLRSVKNRFGQAGELGVFEMRGEGLIAVENPSAAFLAERPVGVPGSVVAATIDGQRPMLLEVQALASKTPYPNARRVVVGLDPRRVDVVLAVLERRLDLTLGGLDVYVNLAGGLKVPDPGLDLAVALAVYSAVVGRALPGNVAVFGEVGLAGEVRSTQAALRRAEEAGRAGYTRLIVPPGLDGVAGVKSVEEAVGAVWAAAGSRA; encoded by the coding sequence GTGGCCCGCTCCACCACGAAATACGTCTGCACCGAGTGCGGGTACCAGTCCGCCAAGCCGCTGGGCCGCTGCCCGAACTGCCAGGCGTGGAACTCCTTCGAGGAGGAGGCGCCCAGCGTCAGTGCCCCGAAAGGCCGCGGCGGGGCGTACGGCGGGGTGGTCGGCGGGAAGCTCACGCCGCTGTCCGCGGTGGGCCGGCGGGAGGAGCCCCGCACCAGCAGCGGCATTCCGGAACTGGACCGCGTGCTGGGCGGCGGGCTGGTTGCGGGCGGCGTCACCCTGATGGGCGGGGAGCCCGGCATCGGCAAGAGCACCCTGCTGCTGCAGGTCGCCGATCAGGTCGCCAAGGGCGGCGGGACGGTGCTGTACGTGGCCGGGGAGGAGTCCCTGGAGCAGATCCGCCTGCGTGCCGACCGGCTGGGCGTCACCGCCGACCTGCAACTGACGCGCGACACCCGCGCCGAGCACGTCGCGGCCCTGATGGCCGAGCACAAGCCGGCGCTGTGCATCGTGGACAGCATCCAGACCGTGACCGTGGAGGGCGAGGGAGCGCCGGGCGGCGTGGCGCAGGTCCGTGACGGCACCAGCCTCCTGACCCGCGCCGCGAAGGAAACCGGGACGGCCACCGTGCTGGTCGGGCACGTCACCAAGGACGGCACTGTCGCCGGGCCGAAGGTGATGGAACACATCGTGGACACCACCGTGTTTCTGGAAACGGTGGGCGCCTTCCGGCTGTTGCGCAGCGTGAAGAACCGTTTCGGGCAGGCCGGGGAGCTCGGCGTGTTCGAGATGCGCGGCGAGGGGCTGATCGCCGTGGAGAACCCCAGCGCCGCCTTCCTCGCGGAGCGGCCGGTGGGCGTGCCGGGCAGCGTGGTCGCCGCGACCATCGACGGGCAGCGGCCCATGCTGCTGGAGGTGCAGGCTCTGGCCAGCAAGACGCCGTACCCGAACGCCCGGCGGGTCGTGGTGGGCCTCGACCCGCGCCGCGTGGACGTGGTCCTGGCGGTGCTGGAACGCCGGCTGGACCTCACGCTGGGCGGCCTGGACGTCTACGTGAATCTCGCGGGGGGCCTGAAGGTCCCGGACCCGGGACTGGACCTCGCGGTGGCGCTGGCGGTGTACTCGGCGGTGGTGGGCCGCGCCCTGCCGGGGAACGTCGCGGTGTTCGGCGAGGTGGGGCTGGCCGGCGAGGTGCGCAGCACGCAGGCCGCGCTGCGCCGCGCCGAGGAGGCCGGCCGCGCCGGGTACACCCGCCTGATCGTGCCGCCCGGACTGGACGGCGTAGCCGGCGTAAAGAGCGTGGAGGAAGCGGTCGGGGCGGTGTGGGCGGCGGCCGGCTCGCGGGCCTGA
- a CDS encoding OsmC family protein gives MADIARKASAHWQGDLKSGKGTVSTGSGVLQEAQYSFGTRFENGAGTNPEELLASAHAGCFTMQLSALLSNHGHAVEDLHTDATCEMTRDGAGFRVSAMRLTVRGKVTGSDQADFEEHVKQAAELCPLSRVMKGNVEITHEAILES, from the coding sequence ATGGCAGACATTGCAAGGAAGGCGAGCGCCCACTGGCAGGGCGACCTGAAAAGCGGCAAGGGCACGGTCAGCACCGGGAGCGGCGTGCTTCAGGAAGCGCAGTACAGCTTCGGCACGCGCTTCGAGAACGGGGCGGGCACCAACCCGGAAGAACTCCTCGCCAGCGCACACGCCGGGTGCTTCACCATGCAGCTCAGCGCCCTGCTGAGCAACCACGGGCACGCCGTGGAGGACCTGCACACCGACGCGACCTGTGAGATGACCCGCGACGGCGCCGGCTTCCGCGTGAGCGCCATGCGCCTCACCGTGCGCGGCAAAGTCACCGGGTCCGACCAGGCCGACTTCGAGGAGCACGTGAAGCAGGCGGCCGAACTGTGTCCCCTGAGCCGCGTGATGAAGGGCAACGTGGAGATCACCCACGAGGCGATCCTCGAAAGCTGA
- a CDS encoding ABC transporter ATP-binding protein, whose translation MLDLQDIHTYYGHIHALKGVSMHINQGEIVALIGGNGAGKTTTLRTVSGMMKPRSGQLSYQGGSIAGVPAHRIMQQGISHVPEGRRIFPQLTVRENLEVGAYTVTDKATVEQRIQEGFTFFPRLKERENQLGGTMSGGEQQMLAIARALMVNPKLLLLDEPSMGLSPLFVEAIFDIIGLLNRERGTTILLVEQNANMALSIAHRAYVLQTGEIKLSGNAQDIAQDESVRKAYLGED comes from the coding sequence ATGCTGGACCTGCAGGACATCCACACGTACTACGGGCACATTCACGCGCTCAAGGGCGTGAGCATGCACATCAACCAGGGTGAGATCGTGGCCCTGATCGGCGGCAACGGCGCCGGGAAGACCACCACCCTGCGCACCGTGAGCGGCATGATGAAACCCCGCAGCGGCCAGCTCAGCTACCAGGGCGGCAGCATCGCCGGGGTGCCCGCGCACCGGATCATGCAGCAGGGCATCTCGCACGTGCCCGAGGGCCGCCGGATCTTCCCGCAGCTGACCGTGCGCGAGAACCTGGAGGTGGGCGCGTACACCGTGACCGACAAGGCCACCGTGGAGCAGCGCATCCAGGAGGGCTTCACCTTCTTCCCGCGCCTGAAAGAGCGCGAGAACCAGCTGGGCGGCACCATGTCCGGCGGGGAGCAGCAGATGCTCGCCATCGCCCGCGCGCTGATGGTGAACCCCAAGCTGCTGCTGCTGGACGAGCCGAGCATGGGCCTGTCGCCGCTGTTCGTGGAGGCGATCTTCGACATCATCGGGCTGCTCAACCGCGAGCGGGGCACGACCATCCTGCTGGTGGAGCAGAACGCGAACATGGCCCTGAGCATCGCGCACCGCGCGTACGTGCTGCAGACCGGCGAGATCAAGCTGAGCGGCAACGCGCAGGACATCGCGCAGGACGAGAGCGTGCGCAAGGCGTACCTCGGCGAGGACTGA